The genome window ttgaatgtataattgtacttggcgtaggtatatgaaccttttggaaccaaaacccttgagcttgtggctcggggcgactttcgaataaagtttgtgaagtttgcaaagtttgtgattttgaataattttgtgaagtttgtgagtttggggcgaactcttgacctggttggactattcgagccggttagggcttggtcgaaggcagtccaacttagtctgaggtcaccaagtttgtaggttcatgttatgaaccaattttgtaaatccggttcaccgagaaggtgaccaagtttgtgacccgagcttgtgactcaagctcaagtttgtgatttcgttcgcccgggcaagtttgtgaggtgactggccagtgagggtgataaggtgtcggtgggtgtacaagtgaagttctacggactattatttgcagtcgacggagtgtcggcaggagatcacgcatggcacatgagttggctttggagccacctgtatccttattatgtgatgttacttttctgcttttgctttactcttattgtgtaactgttacgtgaaatttatgctttcgcccctgtttacttactaagcatatagcttaccccattccttttgttttccttagcaggggccgatgcggggacttttggctcgtatactagtatagttagtttggcttgtaatagttgaacagttaggatgtttgtttttgttttggtggtttgactcgatacttttggagaatgtaattataactcttttgggattgtatatattgtatttagtgctctttcgaactttaagttttgagtcctggcgcgagctaggcaggcggcccgccgatacccttgcgttcgcccttgggagaagtggggccgtcacaaaaggaatatattttataaattaaattaaatgtgaaatactagaaaaatggaaTTGGGAGTGGAAAGATATGTGGaaattttttgttgaaaatttcttgtcaaatttatatagatataaatAGATTGTATGATATCCAAATGAGAACGGGTCAGCAGTATGCGGGGTAAATGTATTTTTTTACATTGGGCCTTTTTGGGATTACTTTTGTGTTGGGCCTGGACGCGTGATAATTTGAGTGACCCCATGATTGATTGCCTAAAACTATCGCCCAGACCCGCATTTGTCACCCGGACTTCGGAGGGTGCTTTTCCAATTTCCGGCTAGCATTCAAagatagagagagaggaaaaactgAGAATGAAGAGAGAGGCCGAAGTCTCAAAACCATTTTTGCCGGTGGTGCAcctgctttctttctttctttctagcgCTTTGACTAGACTACTACTGCCATCTTCTGTTGCTGCTGCTTTCTGACGCACTTTCTTATGCATCATCAGGGTTAATGTACTTAACCAACCATGGAGATAAGCACATTGAATTATGCGGCCGGCGGTCACCCATTTCAGTTGTCCTCCACTTCAACGCCACCAACTATAACTGCCAAACACCACCTCCTCCTCAGTCCTAACACTCCTCCTCCTTCCTCTACTCTTTCAAACTTCTTTCTTCTCCTCGTGAGCCTCCctttttctccattttcttgcttcacttACATGTCTAAGCTCTCCTGCCATAAAAAATCCCAAAGGACCCCCATTTtagcttcctcttcttcttctgattCTACTAGTAATGATAACCCTCTCGACCAATCCGCTTCCGATGCTGCTGCTAGCTTCTTTTGGCTCCATCTTTCTCGCCGCTTCTTTACAAATTTCAAACAACAAACCGGTATTGATTTTCAACATGACGCTATTGCTACACTGGCTCAGCTCGCTGCTCCACTTCGTCGCTCCGTCCAGTTGCCCCACTCGGCGCTGGAAAGGTTTAGGTCCCACTTACTTCCCGATTTCGTCAACTGGAATAATTGGATCGCTGGAAGGTAATTTTAAACAATACACACAACTCTGTGTATTTCCGTTTAtgcaattcaattttttttcggagttgtgaaataataataataaatgcaTGGGTTGATTCTGTTGCTCTGCATACTTGGCACCATTGAATTATtagcatcatttttttttcttttgggtttttttAAAAGTTCTTGATTGATGGCCCCTCTCAGTGTGAATCTCAACTAAGGTAATgtgcttgttttcttgtttgggTTTTCAGGACGTAAAGAATTGGGAAGCCAAGTGACTTGGTGTTCTAATTCTTTATGCACTTGTTATGGTGGTTTCTTCTTGAGGAATTTACAAGGCAATTCAAGCACCTCTTATCGACAAAGAAGAGAGCTGGCTAAGGCATATATGGAGACTCTCATTCCTGAGCCTACTCCCACAAATGTCAGAAAGTGTGTGCTACTTTTCCTATCTCACCTGATTTTAGTTTGGAAGAGTACGATTTCAGCTCTCACCGAGGAGCACATGACTTGAACAGTTACTATGACACGAATCTTCTGCATATTTACTTTTATATACATGTTCCAATGTTACCTGATGACATACTTATGACTTCCTTGATAATGTTTGTCATTTGACTGTCTCAATACCTGCCGccatgatttttttcttttattttttaaagtgcCTTTTGATTGCACTCGTTATCTCAGATGTTTCTTCTTTAATGCaggttcaaaaagggtttgtgGAGGAAGACAACTCCAAAGGGCCTAAAACTCAAAAAGTTTATTGAAGGACCTGATGGAACGCTTGTTCATGATAGTTCTTTTGTTGGGGAAGATGcatatgatgatgatgatcatcCCTGGGAGAGTGTAAAAGAAATTATAGACCAAGATGTGAAATTGaacaaagaagagaagaagGTTTTGGAAGAAGATTTAACAATTTTGGGTGAGTTTGCAAGTCTGTTTTTCTTCCCTCAAGTTAGTGGGCATGCTCCTTTTACAGACACCCGTGAAaataagaaaagggaaaaagattaATGTTTTTAAATCTGCATTTAACAAGGTTCCTGGGTACATTAATTTTTGGCTTGAtgcatgcttttttttttaattgtttttattaaGGACCTGGGACTGGATATTGAGTTGTTTTCTATGttttaagttaattaaattTTAGCTGATTTGGTAATTTAACGTCCTATGTAGAGTTAGTTTATAGAAAACATAAGGATGGAATGTTTTATCAGCAAATATTTTTTGTACAATGTTTCCATTATGTCCTGGTGGAATTCCCGGCTTTAACTATTTTCTTTGACCAGTTGTATACATGTGATTATGTTGTAAGTAAAAATAATGGACTTCAACTGACCAGTGAAGATGCAAGAAGAAACAAGTGTGGAAATGCTGTTGTTTGGTTTGTTATGTCTCTTTTACATACCTGAAGGACTAAACAAAATCAGCATTACTTTGGTAAAAATTGGAGCAGCAAACTTGGATTTGGCAtgaatctgattttttttttttgtgagtaGTACAAAGTGGAAATTTGATGGGGGTCAAGATGCTGTTAGGTGCCAGCTGCCGCCTTAAGTGCCCCACGATCTGCGTGATGGCCTGTTAATGTGGTTAAATAGCTTTTTTAACAACCTTCTTTTGCAGGAGAAAATCAGGAGAGTCGAGGAACTTGGCGTGAAAGGCTTCAAGCATGGAATGAAATCCTTCAGAAGGATAAGTTAGCTGAACAATTAGATTCATTGAATGCCAGATATGTAGTTGAGTTCGATATGAAAGAAGTTGAGAATAGCCTGCGCAAAGATGTTCTTGAAAAGGTCAAGAACAACCACGGAAACCGAGCGCTGTGGATTTCTAAAAGATGGTGGCGCTACCGCCCTAAACTTCCTTACATGTATTTTCTTCAGAAACTTGATTCTTCTGAGGTAATGATTCTAGTAGTTCATCCTTCTATGTCTGTCTTCGTCTTGCCATTTAGGAAATTGGCGAATCTTTCCTCACGCATTTCTGCACTAATGAGGGAGAGAACTTGTAAAGTTCACATACATGAAAAGATACTTGGTAAAAAAATGATGCAGATGGAGCAATGTGATTTATGTCATGCTTGTGTATGCATAAAACTTGAACCGTGCAACGCTTTCTTGACTGGTTGGCTTCCATTAGTGGGAGTGTGAGATGTTAGATTTCATTGATGAACTCCAGTGGGAGTGTGAGATGTTAGATTTCTTTGATATCCCTTTTTTGATGCTAGGTGCAATAAATTGTTGGAGTCAACTGTAGAAATCAGACTATGATTTGTGTTTGATTTTTGCAGGTCGCTGCTATTGTTTTCGCAGAAGACCTGAAAAGGTTGTATGTGACAATGAAAGAAGGGTTCCCAATGGAGTATATTGTGAGCTTTGCAGCTCTTGGTTATGGTTCAGTTGAAATTGTattctttttcatttgaaattgcatatTTATGCATTGTACTTTCTCAGATAGATATTCCACTTGATCCTTATTTGTTTGAGATGATATCAAGTTCTGGAGCTGAAGTTGATCTCCTCCAAAAGCGGCAGATTCATTACTTTCTTAAAGTTGTCTTTGCTTTGCTACCTGGCATACTGATATTGTGGTTCATAAGAGAATCTCTGATGCTTCTTCACATCACTTCAAGATGTTTCCTTTATAAGAAGTACAATCAACTCTTCGACATGGCTTATgctgaaaatttcattttggtaaattttattttctctaaATTTGTAGTTCCGTCGTCGACTTGAGTTTATTTTTGATCTCTTATTCTGCCACTTTCTCAGCCAGTAGGGGAAGTTGGGGAAACAAAGTCTATGTACAAAGAAGTAGTACTGGGAGGAGATGTCTGGGATCTACTAGATGAGTTGCTGATATACATGGGAAATCCCATGCATTATTATGAAAAAGAAGTGAAGTTTGTGCGGGTGAGCTTCCTATGTTGATAACTAAACAGTGGATAAA of Coffea arabica cultivar ET-39 chromosome 5c, Coffea Arabica ET-39 HiFi, whole genome shotgun sequence contains these proteins:
- the LOC113689191 gene encoding ATP-dependent zinc metalloprotease FTSH 12, chloroplastic-like, with the protein product METLIPEPTPTNVRKFKKGLWRKTTPKGLKLKKFIEGPDGTLVHDSSFVGEDAYDDDDHPWESVKEIIDQDVKLNKEEKKVLEEDLTILGENQESRGTWRERLQAWNEILQKDKLAEQLDSLNARYVVEFDMKEVENSLRKDVLEKVKNNHGNRALWISKRWWRYRPKLPYMYFLQKLDSSEVAAIVFAEDLKRLYVTMKEGFPMEYIIDIPLDPYLFEMISSSGAEVDLLQKRQIHYFLKVVFALLPGILILWFIRESLMLLHITSRCFLYKKYNQLFDMAYAENFILPVGEVGETKSMYKEVVLGGDVWDLLDELLIYMGNPMHYYEKEVKFVRGVLLSGPPGTGKTLFA